One genomic region from Ornithinicoccus hortensis encodes:
- a CDS encoding DUF885 domain-containing protein, producing MSRTTVRTIADKYVAALATTSPSAAEALGQVPEILVPDLSPQAAHARNDLQRRTLHALRDVPAEGAERVLAVAMRERLASDLALDDVGFTPRLLAPLATPVHQVRQVFDNLPTGDSAEVDRVLANLERVPTAYAQYREALTAAAADGHVVPSRQARIVAQQCRTWIDPAGADYYTALADRAAEHARDARAVRRAAEAATTATAELADWLEHTHARLGSEQDGVGIDFYEVTSKALLGTVVDLEETYAYGWARLAMLTREVQQVSRRITGGNGGLTEATAILDADSPRVPVGPLLVDWIQQRIQASVDAVDGTVFDLPDAARHCEGRLSTPGSGVIYYSPPDIARTRPGRVYWSTPPDAETMPVWREVSTVHHEGVPGHHLQYAISMSQPDLHPWQRYLCHVHGYAEGWAHYAEGRAESWGLVHDDADRLSVLLAQRWRAARIVIDIGLHLDLPIPPGNGVTRRRRWTRTSAREVLVQVSALDAHTATFEVDRYLGWPGQALAFCVGARLWEQALTQSRAVGGANFTEKGFHMTALQLGPMGLGPLQTLLTEQV from the coding sequence ATGAGTCGCACCACCGTCCGGACCATCGCCGACAAGTACGTCGCGGCGCTGGCCACCACCTCACCGTCCGCCGCCGAGGCGCTGGGCCAGGTCCCGGAGATCCTCGTGCCGGACCTGTCCCCCCAGGCCGCCCACGCCCGGAACGACCTCCAGCGGCGCACCCTGCACGCACTGCGCGACGTCCCGGCGGAGGGCGCCGAGCGGGTGCTGGCGGTGGCGATGCGGGAGCGGCTGGCCAGCGACCTCGCGCTGGACGACGTCGGGTTCACCCCCCGGCTGCTGGCCCCGCTGGCCACCCCGGTGCACCAGGTCCGGCAGGTGTTCGACAACCTGCCCACCGGCGACAGCGCCGAGGTGGACCGGGTGCTGGCCAACCTGGAGCGGGTCCCCACGGCATACGCCCAGTACCGCGAGGCGCTCACTGCGGCCGCCGCCGACGGGCACGTGGTGCCGTCCCGCCAGGCCCGCATCGTCGCGCAGCAGTGCCGCACCTGGATCGACCCGGCGGGCGCCGACTACTACACCGCGCTGGCCGACCGGGCCGCCGAGCACGCCCGGGACGCCAGGGCGGTCCGCCGCGCCGCGGAGGCGGCGACCACGGCCACCGCCGAGCTGGCCGACTGGCTCGAGCACACCCACGCGCGGCTGGGCTCGGAGCAGGACGGGGTGGGCATCGACTTCTATGAGGTGACTTCCAAGGCACTGCTCGGCACCGTGGTGGACCTGGAGGAGACCTACGCCTACGGCTGGGCCCGCCTGGCCATGCTGACCCGCGAGGTGCAGCAGGTCTCCCGCCGGATCACCGGGGGCAACGGCGGTCTGACGGAGGCCACCGCCATCCTCGACGCCGACAGCCCCCGGGTGCCGGTCGGCCCCCTGCTCGTCGACTGGATCCAACAGCGAATCCAGGCCTCGGTGGACGCCGTGGACGGCACCGTCTTCGACCTGCCGGACGCCGCCCGCCACTGCGAGGGGCGGCTGTCCACCCCCGGCTCCGGCGTCATCTACTACTCCCCGCCCGACATCGCGCGGACCCGCCCCGGCCGCGTCTACTGGTCCACCCCGCCGGACGCGGAGACGATGCCGGTCTGGCGCGAGGTCAGCACGGTGCACCACGAGGGCGTGCCCGGTCACCACCTGCAGTACGCGATCTCGATGAGCCAGCCGGACCTGCACCCGTGGCAGCGCTACCTGTGTCACGTGCACGGGTATGCCGAGGGCTGGGCCCACTACGCCGAGGGCCGGGCCGAGTCGTGGGGCCTGGTGCACGACGACGCCGACCGGCTCAGCGTGCTGCTCGCCCAGCGCTGGCGCGCCGCCCGGATCGTGATCGACATCGGGTTGCACCTGGACCTGCCGATCCCGCCCGGCAACGGCGTCACCCGCCGCCGCCGGTGGACCCGCACCTCGGCGCGCGAGGTGTTGGTGCAGGTCAGCGCGCTGGACGCGCACACGGCGACGTTCGAGGTGGATCGCTACCTCGGCTGGCCGGGGCAGGCCCTCGCCTTCTGCGTGGGCGCCCGCCTGTGGGAGCAGGCGCTCACCCAGTCCCGCGCCGTCGGCGGGGCCAACTTCACCGAGAAGGGCTTCCACATGACCGCGTTGCAGCTGGGTCCGATGGGGCTCGGACCGTTGCAGACCCTGCTCACCGAGCAGGTCTGA
- a CDS encoding DUF885 domain-containing protein, which yields MATDPVLAGYADETHRADPLSPAGRALGLWDGRLPDPAAEADRATALRAHLADFDRLDPQDATGRLDLAVSRIDATHRLRELEELAPWTRIPYRATETLGAALQHAMTGELLHTTLADVPRFLRDAVAALDPRRVPGAYAEAALAALPGLGGLLAEAERVGADPAAVSGARTALTAYEEQVRDVAAEAGGSWVAGRDYLEHCLRDYFRLDVGVDELAAWGREQVARDQQRLTEHAAATGTGSWQEQIEAIRADHPAAEDLLDTYRAAVARSRRHTEELRLADLPAGEECLVDEVAEFQRHTMPMGFMDLAPTTGESLRSYLRITPVRRLEDGRPDPDHLAESCHALITTIAGHETYPGHHLQRVHHKRATAGNASIRRTFTSAVFVEGWGLYVEDVMRETGFMDSPGLTLYALRNSLWRSARVVVDVGLHTGTLSQEEAVEVLMREAALGRHIAEGEVRRYIRHDNPSYPSAYALGRDAFHDLRRRWDAAGGGPLGAFHDAVMGYGSIPHALFADDLLARAAAGAGPR from the coding sequence ATGGCGACCGATCCGGTCCTGGCCGGCTACGCCGACGAGACGCACCGGGCCGACCCGCTGTCGCCGGCCGGCCGCGCGCTCGGGCTGTGGGACGGCCGGCTGCCCGATCCCGCGGCGGAGGCCGACCGCGCCACGGCGCTGCGCGCCCACCTGGCCGACTTCGACCGGCTCGACCCGCAGGACGCGACCGGGCGGCTGGACCTGGCGGTCTCCCGGATCGACGCGACCCACCGGTTGCGTGAGCTCGAGGAGCTTGCCCCGTGGACCCGGATCCCCTACCGGGCCACCGAGACGCTCGGGGCGGCACTGCAGCACGCGATGACCGGTGAGCTCCTGCATACGACCCTCGCCGACGTGCCGCGGTTCCTCCGCGACGCCGTCGCCGCCCTCGACCCGCGACGGGTGCCCGGGGCGTATGCCGAGGCCGCCCTGGCCGCCCTGCCCGGGCTGGGCGGGTTGCTGGCCGAGGCCGAACGGGTCGGTGCCGACCCCGCGGCGGTGAGCGGCGCGCGGACCGCGCTGACGGCATACGAGGAGCAGGTGCGGGACGTCGCCGCGGAAGCGGGCGGCAGCTGGGTGGCCGGGCGGGACTACCTGGAGCACTGCCTGCGCGACTACTTCCGGCTCGACGTGGGCGTCGACGAACTGGCCGCCTGGGGGCGCGAGCAGGTGGCCCGCGACCAGCAGCGGCTGACCGAGCACGCCGCGGCCACCGGCACGGGCAGCTGGCAGGAGCAGATCGAGGCCATCCGGGCCGACCACCCCGCGGCCGAGGACCTGCTCGACACCTACCGCGCCGCGGTGGCCCGCTCCCGGCGGCACACCGAGGAGCTGCGGCTGGCGGACCTGCCCGCGGGCGAGGAGTGCCTGGTCGACGAGGTGGCCGAGTTCCAGCGGCACACCATGCCGATGGGCTTCATGGACCTGGCGCCGACCACGGGTGAGTCACTGCGCAGCTACCTGCGGATCACCCCTGTGCGCCGGCTCGAGGACGGCCGCCCCGACCCGGACCACCTGGCCGAGAGCTGCCACGCGCTGATCACCACGATCGCCGGGCACGAGACCTACCCCGGCCACCACCTGCAGCGGGTGCACCACAAGCGGGCCACCGCCGGCAACGCCTCGATCCGCCGGACCTTCACCTCGGCGGTCTTCGTCGAGGGGTGGGGTCTCTACGTCGAGGACGTGATGCGGGAGACCGGTTTCATGGACAGTCCTGGACTCACCCTTTACGCTCTCCGCAACTCGCTCTGGCGATCCGCACGTGTGGTCGTCGACGTGGGGTTGCACACCGGGACGCTGAGTCAGGAGGAGGCGGTGGAGGTGTTGATGCGTGAGGCCGCGCTGGGGCGGCACATCGCGGAGGGAGAGGTGCGTCGCTACATCCGGCACGACAACCCGTCGTACCCGTCGGCGTATGCGTTGGGCCGGGACGCCTTCCACGACCTGCGGCGGCGGTGGGACGCGGCGGGCGGCGGGCCGCTCGGCGCCTTCCACGACGCCGTCATGGGCTACGGGAGCATCCCGCACGCGCTGTTCGCCGACGACCTGCTGGCGCGCGCCGCGGCCGGGGCGGGACCCCGGTGA
- a CDS encoding LLM class flavin-dependent oxidoreductase codes for MTAAATPWPERAVSVAVQSDKTPRDYARLATQAQGWGFDGVSVYADLGFQPPVPALQTMAEHSERLVLGPACLNPFTVHPVEIAGQIAALDAVSGGRAYLGLTRGSWLGELHLEQRAPVAALRDTVEIVNRLLAGNTGGYRGQAYGIRPGFRLRYRPLRDRIPVLLGVWGPRGAALAAELADEVKIGGSANPAMVSTMAHWLAEGCRQAGRLPDAVGVVAGAVTVVDHDRAAARALARTEVAMYLDVVAALDPTVTVDPDLLARLRDLLTEGRDSDAGALLPDDLLDRFAFAGNPADLAEHALTLFDAGATRIEFGTPHGLDSGRGLDLLGREVLPRIRSRHPSEASPTTYPEPA; via the coding sequence GTGACAGCCGCCGCCACACCCTGGCCCGAGCGCGCGGTCAGCGTCGCCGTCCAGTCGGACAAGACGCCGCGGGACTACGCCCGGCTGGCCACCCAGGCCCAGGGGTGGGGCTTCGACGGGGTCAGCGTCTACGCCGACCTCGGCTTCCAGCCCCCGGTCCCCGCGCTGCAGACGATGGCCGAGCACTCCGAGCGCCTGGTGCTCGGGCCGGCCTGCCTGAACCCGTTCACCGTGCACCCGGTCGAGATCGCCGGTCAGATCGCGGCGCTGGACGCGGTCAGCGGGGGCCGCGCCTACCTCGGCCTGACCCGCGGCTCCTGGCTCGGCGAGCTCCACCTCGAGCAGCGGGCGCCGGTCGCCGCGCTGCGGGACACCGTGGAGATCGTCAACCGGTTGCTGGCCGGCAACACGGGCGGCTACCGGGGGCAGGCATACGGCATCAGGCCGGGGTTCCGGCTGCGCTACCGCCCGCTGCGCGACCGGATCCCGGTGCTGCTCGGCGTCTGGGGACCGCGGGGTGCGGCGCTGGCCGCCGAGTTGGCCGACGAGGTCAAGATCGGCGGGTCGGCCAATCCTGCGATGGTGTCCACCATGGCCCACTGGCTGGCCGAGGGCTGCCGACAGGCTGGCCGCCTCCCGGATGCCGTGGGGGTCGTGGCCGGAGCGGTCACCGTGGTCGACCACGACCGCGCCGCCGCACGCGCCCTGGCCCGCACCGAGGTCGCCATGTACCTCGACGTCGTGGCCGCCCTCGACCCCACGGTCACCGTCGACCCCGACCTACTGGCCCGGCTGCGCGACCTGCTCACCGAGGGCCGCGACTCCGACGCCGGAGCGCTGCTCCCCGACGATTTGCTCGACCGCTTCGCGTTCGCCGGGAACCCCGCCGACCTGGCCGAGCACGCGCTGACCCTGTTCGACGCCGGGGCGACCCGGATCGAGTTCGGCACGCCGCACGGCCTGGACTCCGGGCGCGGGCTGGACCTGCTCGGCCGGGAGGTCCTCCCCCGGATCCGCAGCCGCCACCCGTCCGAGGCGTCCCCCACCACCTACCCGGAGCCCGCATGA
- a CDS encoding TIGR04076 family protein produces MSEDTPHPVEAVTELSDLRVVVDRIEGRSVCGLRPGDFFEVTESNRVQIKPGRHFCLYALAAVLPLLPAKQRALDPGDWMARDSEVACPDPEERLIMRIERTGTRRIPTEDLT; encoded by the coding sequence GTGAGCGAGGACACCCCGCATCCGGTGGAGGCCGTCACCGAACTGTCCGACCTGCGCGTGGTCGTGGACCGCATCGAGGGCCGCTCGGTGTGCGGGCTGCGGCCGGGCGACTTCTTCGAGGTCACCGAATCCAACCGGGTGCAGATCAAACCGGGCCGGCACTTCTGCCTGTATGCCCTGGCCGCGGTGCTCCCGCTGTTGCCGGCCAAGCAGCGGGCGCTGGACCCCGGTGACTGGATGGCCCGGGACAGCGAGGTCGCCTGCCCGGACCCGGAGGAGCGGCTGATCATGCGGATCGAACGCACCGGGACCCGCCGGATACCGACCGAGGACCTGACGTGA
- a CDS encoding helix-turn-helix domain-containing protein has product MSGLGTRLAELRHRRGFTLRGLAAEAGVSPALLSQLENGTTDPSLSTLRKLAGVFDTSIAALFEDPDAPLVHHSRPGERVTLTAPTGSFGYDRLTPGRGDLEVLHVVLAPGDTSSATGWSHTSTECVYVVAGEVTVELAGEDHVLPAGHALTFDSQLPHRYLNTSDTPAEAILAVTPPTP; this is encoded by the coding sequence ATGAGCGGCCTGGGGACGCGGCTGGCGGAGCTGCGCCACCGGCGCGGCTTCACGCTGCGCGGGCTGGCGGCCGAGGCCGGGGTCTCCCCCGCACTGCTGAGCCAGCTGGAGAACGGCACGACCGACCCGTCGCTGTCGACGCTGCGCAAGCTCGCCGGGGTGTTCGACACCTCGATCGCGGCGCTGTTCGAGGACCCCGACGCCCCACTGGTGCACCACAGCCGGCCCGGTGAGCGGGTGACCCTGACCGCACCCACCGGGAGCTTCGGCTACGACCGGCTCACCCCGGGCCGCGGCGACCTGGAGGTGCTGCACGTCGTGCTGGCCCCCGGGGACACCAGCTCGGCCACCGGCTGGTCGCACACCTCGACCGAGTGTGTCTACGTGGTGGCCGGGGAGGTCACCGTCGAGCTCGCCGGCGAGGACCACGTGCTCCCGGCCGGCCACGCCCTGACCTTCGACTCCCAGCTGCCGCACCGCTACCTGAACACCTCCGACACCCCCGCCGAGGCGATCCTCGCGGTCACCCCGCCGACGCCCTGA